The following proteins are co-located in the Macrobrachium rosenbergii isolate ZJJX-2024 chromosome 28, ASM4041242v1, whole genome shotgun sequence genome:
- the LOC136853922 gene encoding uncharacterized protein has translation MLLSRWWKWWAGLWSVFGWLTASSAELVWPTVQPIVEAHLSQAPYLESLSGTSDGQPAYEYAFVREDYGNSISPPEGETALNGFSARTGLASGSSDAVEDHQDEAIAAEVSGRSPDASPRFISQFAEWYKGKEKQKEKEKEKEVKEDNDNYHVIISHHAAQTHHSDHHSSHHGDHHGHYGYGHGHGHGHGHYHHDHDHYHHDHGHGHGYGHGHYSHGHYDHGPYGYGHQGSHSNIHIYGYPYHQYQGGHPSYYPHPYPYPYPYYAPAPSNHHHHEPQPVVQPIIIGAGGGGGGGGGKGRGKNKGKLIILNTSSTGGQVSTQGNYAAGFRYIS, from the exons ATG ttGCTGAGTAGGTGGTGGAAGTGGTGGGCCGGCCTTTGGTCCGTTTTTGGATGGTTAACAGCGAGTTCGGCCGAGCTGGTGTGGCCCACAGTCCAGCCCATAGTTGAAGCGCACCTCAGCCAGGCGCCGTATCTGGAATCTCTCTCAGGCACTTCGGATGGCCAGCCTGCCTACGAATACGCCTTCGTGAGGGAAGATTACGGAAACTCCATCAGCCCTCCGGAAGGGGAAACGGCCCTGAATG GTTTCTCAGCGCGGACGGGACTGGCGTCTGGATCCTCTGACGCAGTCGAGGACCACCAAGACGAAGCCATAGCCGCTGAGGTCAGCGGCCGGTCCCCCGACGCCAGTCCGAGGTTCATCAGCCAATTCGCCGAATGGTACAAAGGGAAagagaagcagaaggagaaggaaaaggagaaagaggtcAAAGAAGACAACGACAATTACCACGTCATCATCAGCCATCACGCTGCGCAGACGCACCACAGCGATCATCACAGCAGTCATCACGGTGACCACCACGGCCATTACGGCTATGGGCACGGACACGGGCATGGGCATGGGCATTATCACCACGATCATGACCATTACCACCATGATCATGGGCATGGGCATGGCTATGGTCATGGCCATTATAGTCACGGTCACTACGATCACGGCCCGTATGGATACGGCCACCAAGGAAGCCACTCGAACATTCACATTTACGGGTATCCATACCATCAGTACCAAGGTGGGCATCCATCCTATTATCctcacccatacccatacccctaCCCCTACTATGCCCCTGCACCTAGCAACCACCACCACCATGAGCCACAGCCCGTTGTGCAGCCGATTATCATCGGggctggaggagggggagggggagggggaggaaaagggagaggCAAGAATAAAGGGAAACTCATCATCCTCAATACGAGTTCCACCGGAGGACAGGTTTCCACACAAG GTAACTACGCAGCAGGTTTTAGGTACATTTCGTAG